Within Amedibacterium intestinale, the genomic segment AAGAATGGGAACAGTTAAAAGAAGAATATGATTATTGGGCATGGGAAACAGAGGCATCTCGTTTACTGTCTGGATATTATCATAATGTAAATACAGTATATGGAGAAGATCAAAAGATTGCAGAGCTCAGCATTCAAAGAAATCAAAAACTTATAGATGCGATTCATAAGGAATATACGGGCATGCTTTATCAGTTTTCAACTCCGCAAAGAGAAGTTGAAGAATCTCAAAAAGAAATTTATATCATGCAGAAACTTTTGGATAATAATAAAGAAGAGTTAAAAGAAAATCCATCTTTATCATTTTTGTATTCTAGTCCTTATGAAATGAATGGTTTCAATTATCTTGCAAGAGCATTTGATGGAATACTTTATATTTTTGTCATCATGCTGCTGTATCTTTTTATATCTGATTGTTATACAAAAGAAATGGAGCAGGGTAGCTATAAATTTTATATGACGACACCTTATAAACGAACGACTATCATACTTGCAAAAATTATTACAGTGGTTAGTTTTTCATTGTTTCTTCTTGGTTTATCACTTGGCATAGGTTTTCTAGTTTTTAGTTTTTTAAATGGTATCGGAGATATTCAGTATCCTTATATCATAGGAAAAAATTTAACGACTCCATGTGGCAAATACCTAATTAAATTAGGAGCTATGGTCACCATAAGTATTATTACCCTAATCGTATCCTTTTTCTATTTTTCGCTTTATACGAAAAAACAGACAACGCTCATCGCAATAGGTTCTTGTATCTTGTTGTGTGTTTACTTTATTTATGCTTTGTTTGGACTATCAAATGTGCATATAGTGGAGCTACCGTTTATATCTCAAATTTATGTAAGTAAGCTGCTTCAACAGAAAAATAATCTTATTGGCATTGGTGCAGTAAATATTGTATTGATTGCATGTTTTATAAAACTCTCCGTGATTAGATTTTCTAAATTGGATTTGAAAGATGGGTGATGAAACTTGTGGAAGTATATTTGGTATGAAATTAAGTTTTTATTAAAAGCAAGTAAAACAAAGATTTTAATTTTGCTTGTTTTTGTAATGACGATTGCTTATTCTGTTAACAATTATCAAAAATCTCTAGAAGAGGAAATATATGGAATGAATTTGTTAAAAGAACAGTATTATATGCTTGAGATTTATGACAGCTTTCTAGATATAGATGCGAAAAGAGGCATATATTATGGTGATGAAGATGAACGTAGAGCTGCCATAAAAGAATGGAAAAGTGTTATAAAAAAAGCCCAGGCTGCTGCCAGAGAAAAAGACTGGAAAACATATAATGAATTAAGTTTGTTAAATGGCGTGTATTTGTATCGTCATACACAGCTTACAGATTATAAGTACAAAGATGAATATGCATATTATTCACAGTATAACGATGAAGTAGACAAAATTATCGAAAAAAGAAATCTAACACACATAAAAGTTCCGGATTTGGCACATGATAGTACAGATGTAAGCAATACAACAAATGCGGATTTAAGTATAGCTTCCTTTATTGATACGCAGTACTGTATAAGATTATTTGATACATTGCTGGATAAAGGATTGGCACCAATCAATCATTATCAGGTAGATAGTGTTAGTATATTCTTTCATACATTCAATGAAATCGTACCTCTTTTAGGTGTTATTCTTATATGTTTATTGGGATTTGACAGTATATCCAAAGATAAGGAAATGGGGACAATAAAAACGATTATCAGCAGTCCACATATGCGAAAGCGATATATGTTTGTGAAAACCATATCCACAAGTTGCGTATCTTTTATCATGCTGTTATTGCCAAGCGTTTTGATTTCTGTATGTTTGGGGGCTTTTGACAAGTTTAAAATGATTTTTTATCCAACCTTGACATTTAAAGAAGGACTTCATTCTTTTCAGATGGCATTTAACAATATTGGAGATATGGAAAAAATGGTAGATATGGGAAGAATGTATTCCAGTGAACATTATTCAGGACTTGTTCGTCATTCATTATATGGTGGAGACAATATGAACTGGACAGCACTGCGATCTCCAGATATGTCTTTAGACTATATGAGTTTAGGTCTGTTTTTGTTGTTTGCATTAGTACTGCTTGTTCTGTTTATTCTGTTTTTGAATTCAATGACTATGTTCATTAATATAGTGATTAAGTCAAAAACGATTGGTTTGTGTATCAGTTTGGCATTATGTCTTCTGCTTTATGCAACAACCCCAATTACGAATACGGCAGTTGGGTATCTATTCGATCCGTTTAGTTATAAAAATGCAGTAGAGGTCGTTGCTGGAACTACTTCCTATTCGTTTTTTTCAGGAATAGTCGTTTTATCTGTTTATATCCTAATCTTACAAATAATGGGAAGAATTGTAATGAAGAAAAAGGATATGAACTAATATATCACCATATATATTTTAGGTAAGACATATGTTTTTAAATTTCTGTGTGGAAATTATATACATTAATATATTTACTTTTGATTATTTAATGTAATAGATTTGATTAAATAAAAAAACAAACTCTACTATAATTCATTGAAAAGTTTTCATTTTGCTTATTGACTTCAAACTTTATTATCCTTATAATGTATTAAAATCTAAACGATTTTAAATTAGGAAAGTAGAGAACAAAAAGAAAAAAGGAGATGGATTTATGGCTTACTATTTTGAAGAACCTTCCCGTACTTTCAGTGAATATTTACTGGTACCAGGATATTCCAGTGCAGAGTGTACACCTGCCAATGTTTCATTAAAAACACCGCTTGTTAAATTTAAAAAAGGAGAAGAACCAGCTCTTTCTTTAAATATTCCGATGGTTTCTGCAATCATGCAGTCTGTATCAGGAGAAAAAATGGCTTGTGCTCTTGCCAGAGAAGGTGGAATCTCTTTTATTTATGGATCACAAACAGTAGAAGATGAAGCAGCAATGGTACGTCGTGTTAAAATGACAAAAGCTGGTTTTGTTTTCAGTGATTCCAATATTCGTCCAGATGCTACATTAGCTGATGTTTTAGCATTGAAGGAAAGAACAGGACATGCAACCATGGCAGTTACAGAAGATGGAACTGCTGAAGGAAAACTTTTAGGTATTATTACAAGCCGTGATTATCGTGAATCACGCATGGATTTACAAACAAAAGTCGCTGAATTCATGACTCCGTTTGAAAAATTAATTTATGGTAAAGAAGGATGCAGCTTATCAGAAGCAAATGATATGATTTGGGAACATAAGTTAAATCAGTTGCCTATCATTGATGATGAACAGCATTTGGTGGCATTTGTATTCCGCAAAGATTATGATTCTCATAAAGAACATCCAAATGAATTGCTGGATAATGACAAACGTTATATCGTAGGTGCTGGTATCAATACACGTGATTATGAACAGCGTGTTCCTGCATTGGTGGAAGCTGGTGCGGATGTATTATGCATTGATTCCAGTGAAGGATTTAGTGAATGGCAGGCATTGACTTTAAAATGGATTCGTGAAAAATATGGAGACAGTGTTAAAGTTGGTGCAGGAAATGTTGTAGATGCGGAAGGATTCCGTTTCTTGGCAGAAGCTGGTGCTGATTTCATTAAAATTGGAATTGGTGGAGGAAGTATTTGTATCACACGTGAACAAAAAGGAATTGGACGTGGACAGGCGACTGCGACAATTGAAGTAGCAAAAGCACGTGATGAATACTTTAAAGAAACAGGTATTTATATTCCTATCTGCAGTGATGGCGGTATCGTACATGACTATCATATTACCCTTGCCTTGGCAATGGGGGCTGACTTTGTAATGCTTGGGCGTTATTTCTCTCGTTTTGAAGAATCTCCAACAAAAAAAGTTACTATCAATGGTACATATATGAAAGAGTATTGGGGAGAAGGAAGTGCACGTGCAAGAAACTGGCAGCGTTATGATATGGGAGGAAGTAATAAACTTTCCTTTGTAGAAGGTGTTGATTCTTATGTTCCTTATGCTGGTGCGTTAAAAGATAATGTGGATTTAACACTGAGCAAAGTAAAACATACAATGTGTAACTGTGGCGCTTTGACAATTCCAGAACTTCAGCAGAAAGCAAAAATTACTTTAGTTTCTGCGACAAGTATTGTAGAAGGTGGAGCACACGATGTTGTGGTAAAAGATAATACAATTGATGCGAAAGTAAAATAAGAAAATTATA encodes:
- a CDS encoding ABC transporter permease subunit; its protein translation is MKRLLFIEYYKLFRNKKNWLMILACIVLFLFIGIQNMSLDRQYMEHRLDYLEDEADSAMLMRDDLEKKMTGLDKSSKEWEQLKEEYDYWAWETEASRLLSGYYHNVNTVYGEDQKIAELSIQRNQKLIDAIHKEYTGMLYQFSTPQREVEESQKEIYIMQKLLDNNKEELKENPSLSFLYSSPYEMNGFNYLARAFDGILYIFVIMLLYLFISDCYTKEMEQGSYKFYMTTPYKRTTIILAKIITVVSFSLFLLGLSLGIGFLVFSFLNGIGDIQYPYIIGKNLTTPCGKYLIKLGAMVTISIITLIVSFFYFSLYTKKQTTLIAIGSCILLCVYFIYALFGLSNVHIVELPFISQIYVSKLLQQKNNLIGIGAVNIVLIACFIKLSVIRFSKLDLKDG
- a CDS encoding ABC transporter permease; translation: MWKYIWYEIKFLLKASKTKILILLVFVMTIAYSVNNYQKSLEEEIYGMNLLKEQYYMLEIYDSFLDIDAKRGIYYGDEDERRAAIKEWKSVIKKAQAAAREKDWKTYNELSLLNGVYLYRHTQLTDYKYKDEYAYYSQYNDEVDKIIEKRNLTHIKVPDLAHDSTDVSNTTNADLSIASFIDTQYCIRLFDTLLDKGLAPINHYQVDSVSIFFHTFNEIVPLLGVILICLLGFDSISKDKEMGTIKTIISSPHMRKRYMFVKTISTSCVSFIMLLLPSVLISVCLGAFDKFKMIFYPTLTFKEGLHSFQMAFNNIGDMEKMVDMGRMYSSEHYSGLVRHSLYGGDNMNWTALRSPDMSLDYMSLGLFLLFALVLLVLFILFLNSMTMFINIVIKSKTIGLCISLALCLLLYATTPITNTAVGYLFDPFSYKNAVEVVAGTTSYSFFSGIVVLSVYILILQIMGRIVMKKKDMN
- a CDS encoding IMP dehydrogenase, whose amino-acid sequence is MAYYFEEPSRTFSEYLLVPGYSSAECTPANVSLKTPLVKFKKGEEPALSLNIPMVSAIMQSVSGEKMACALAREGGISFIYGSQTVEDEAAMVRRVKMTKAGFVFSDSNIRPDATLADVLALKERTGHATMAVTEDGTAEGKLLGIITSRDYRESRMDLQTKVAEFMTPFEKLIYGKEGCSLSEANDMIWEHKLNQLPIIDDEQHLVAFVFRKDYDSHKEHPNELLDNDKRYIVGAGINTRDYEQRVPALVEAGADVLCIDSSEGFSEWQALTLKWIREKYGDSVKVGAGNVVDAEGFRFLAEAGADFIKIGIGGGSICITREQKGIGRGQATATIEVAKARDEYFKETGIYIPICSDGGIVHDYHITLALAMGADFVMLGRYFSRFEESPTKKVTINGTYMKEYWGEGSARARNWQRYDMGGSNKLSFVEGVDSYVPYAGALKDNVDLTLSKVKHTMCNCGALTIPELQQKAKITLVSATSIVEGGAHDVVVKDNTIDAKVK